Proteins from a genomic interval of Dendropsophus ebraccatus isolate aDenEbr1 chromosome 6, aDenEbr1.pat, whole genome shotgun sequence:
- the GPR87 gene encoding G-protein coupled receptor 87 codes for MMSMRGLNASGVSWNNASTSMDVNLPVNSPETIKDYFHNNFTSHGGNSTTLTELLRIIFPVVYLIIFLGSVMLNGLAVWIFFQIRSKTSFIVYLKNIMGADLLMTTSFPFKIIQTSGIAQWNFNFYLCRYTSILFYTSMYISIVFLGLISIDRYLKVVKPFGSSRMYSIKFTKMVSMSVWLLMSVLALPNVIFTNAEPTRDNVDDCMKLKSPFGVQWHKAITYINMFIFFTVMIVLIACYISISRHIQKSSKPFVSCSSRTRRHNQSIRVVVAVFFTCFLPYHLCELPFLFGHLDANLDKHMYTILLYCKEGTLILAASNVCLDPIIYFFMCRSFSHRLFNRSSIRSRSESIRSLQSVKKSEVRIYCDYTEV; via the coding sequence AAACCATAAAGGATTACTTTCACAATAACTTCACAAGTCATGGAGGAAACTCTACAACTCTCACCGAACTATTAAGAATAATTTTTCCTGTGGTGTATCTCATCATTTTCCTTGGGAGCGTTATGCTCAATGGTCTTGCTGTGTGGATTTTCTTCCAAATCAGAAGTAAAACAAGTTTTATTGTATACCTTAAGAACATTATGGGTGCTGACCTCCTCATGACCACATCCTTTCCCTTTAAAATCATACAGACTTCTGGGATCGCACAATGGAATTTCAACTTCTACCTCTGTCGGTACACTAGTATCTTGTTCTATACCAGCATGTACATTAGTATTGTGTTTCTCGGACTAATCAGCATTGATAGATATCTAAAAGTGGTGAAACCTTTCGGAAGTTCAAGAATGTACAGCATTAAGTTCACAAAGATGGTGTCTATGAGCGTTTGGCTACTCATGTCTGTGCTAGCCTTGCCAAATGTCATCTTCACAAATGCTGAACCAACAAGAGACAATGTCGATGACTGCATGAAACTCAAGAGCCCTTTTGGGGTTCAGTGGCATAAAGCTATTACTTATATTAATATGTTCATATTTTTTACTGTGATGATTGTGCTTATTGCATGTTACATTTCAATATCTCGACATATACAGAAATCTAGCAAACCCTTCGTCAGTTGTTCCAGTCGGACAAGAAGACACAACCAAAGTATACGTGTAGTTGTGGCTGTTTTCTTCACTTGTTTTTTGCCCTATCATTTGTGTGAATTGCCATTCCTCTTCGGCCACCTAGATGCAAACCTGGATAAACATATGTATACCATTCTGCTATACTGCAAGGAGGGCACTCTAATTCTCGCCGCCAGTAATGTGTGCTTGGACCCTATCATCTACTTCTTCATGTGCAGATCCTTCTCTCACAGACTGTTTAACAGGTCCAGCATTAGATCTAGAAGCGAGAGTATAAGATCCCTACAAAGTGTAAAGAAGTCTGAAGTGCGAATATATTGTGACTATACAGAAGTATGA